The genomic region ATAATTAGGTATCAAGGATTTAACAAGACAAGTCTCAGCTAAAGGCCCCAATGGCGACAGTTCAAAAGCTTTCCAATAAAGCAGAGAAACCTACATCATCGCAATCAAACAATTTAACAAATCAAGATTGACAAAAATCAAATGTGCTAAGAAAAGATCAATTGAAAAGGTAGATGACGATTCATACAGGACATCCAACAGAATGTGATACAAAACGAGGTTGAGGAAACTTGCATTCCAAGTCAGCAATCGTAGCTGTTATTATCTAGCGCAGAATCTGGGCGCAGCTTATTGTCAAGTCAATGGTGGCAGATGCCTTCTCAGCCTCATGCGTTAGTATTAAGAACCAATATGCAGCATCATGTAAAGCGTTTATGGCAATGCGCTGGCCTTGGAGGGTGGTGAGATCGCAGGAGAGAGCAATGTGGGAGCCAAAGGCTCCCAGGTTGAAGAGAACAGAGGCCTTCTCCAAATGGATGTTGTGCTGAGAGGAGTCCTGATGTGGGTTGAAGGCATTGTACCAAACAAAGATAGGTGGGTTGGGTGAGGTAGTCATGGGGAACAAAGGCTCAATCATGCAAAGGCATTTGAAATAGCGGATGAGGCAGTCCCGGCGCATGGGTAGAGGGAGGTCATCACGCAGCATTTCACTACGCAATTTGTTTACCATTTTCAAGAAGGCCTTCTAGTCGCTTTGCCACACTCTCGGAGTATTTGAGGACAAAGTAATTGCGCAAGGACTGGTAGAGGTCCAAGGGCTCACTCTTCTTCAAAGGCAATGTCAGAATATGTGACGAGGATGAAGAGGAAGACGAGAGGATTGCGAAATTTGTTGGATAAGGAGCAGGCATGTCCCATGGGTTAGCCACCAGCTCTCTACCATCGATAATCTTGAAAGGGGTGTCCTCGAAAAGGATGACATCAAGGTACACTCCTTCTAGCCTGAGTATCCACAGGTCCAATCGCCTGTAAATCCCTCTAACTAACTTTTCAGGGACAGATTCTGCATCATGATCAAGAATAGCACAAGATGTATGATAATATTTACCATTAAAAAATAGCAAATGactatattattttataatatatatgatgtacaaagtaattttttattatgaaattaattttggttagtgagataaaatttaaaatattttttttattaatttgaattaaaaaatgtaTTGTAAATATATCCAACTTTTACATATACtaagtgttataatattaaatagtatagtatttgctatcacaatgactcaaaatattaatccAAGATATATTTTGATCTAGTAAGAATTcaatgcaagcaagatcaactaaaATATATTGTTAGGTTCCTAAATCCGACTTAGGTTTATTACCTTAAGGCCCAATGCAGATGAAGTCCATGCATCCCCTCTTAAATCGGTTCAAGTTGGATCTCCGTTGTTAGTTAGATATGGTAATGAGTACTCAGCGGAGCGTGAGAAGTCCCCTTCTCATCCCTCACTCCTATTTAAGAAAAAATGTCCTGGTTCCTTTTCCATCATTGTAAGTTCTTGTTTAATATGCAGATCTCCTCAGTTATCTACGAATATTCtttgaaaacttttgaaaaaaattaatacaaaaagacataatataataatcataaaataatcaattcaatataattcaacacaatttataacatattcgacatgaaaaataacatttcaaaaagagaaaacataaaaatatattccaacataataacataacataatttttgGAACGATACTGAGCGACGTAGTGACGGACTTGAGAGGCAGAGAAAatgagttagagagagagagaggatcgaGACTAAAAAATGAGTccgaaagaaaaaggaagaattcGAATTGAAGGCAGAAATTAGGGTtactaaattcaataaattgattGATGTATATATAAACtaggataaattaataattttatattcgcgTATATTTAATAGGTTCCATGGGATGGGTACTTATGTTCGTGTCCccattaggggtggcaaacggaaAAGTCCGCCCTGTCTTGCCAAAAGCTTGCTATCTGACGGATTGGCCCGCCCCACCTCGCCTAATAGTAAGCTGGCGGGCTCTCCTTTTTTTTataaaccattaaatattaaacaatacatataataatttctaaagatataaaaaaattataatttttaaattcacacacattaaagtttttataattataaaccaaattttttgaaacaaaataataaaatcaacattgttcaaaacaaaacaaatattgtccaaaatatataattaaacatcttcaagtttataatcaatcaaacataaaacataatccaaaatataacttagaacatcttcaattatcatcttcatcctcttgtagATCAATAACATCATAGAAGTTTGTAAAAAAATGACCTTGACAAAATAAAAGCTTGGCCCAGTGGGATTAGGCAGTGCGAGGTAGACAGGCTTTTTAAGTTTGACGGTCTCAAATTTCCAGCCCAACTCGCCTTTTTGGCGGGTTATGCAAGTCAGCCCAACGGATTTCGATCCATTTGCCATCCCTAGTCCCCATCCATTTTCGCGTGGCAGGTCTTGAAGATTTCACGAGTCTCAATCTAGCTCCAAAATGGGAGTAATCTCTGCAAATACCTGTTTTGACTGTTTTTGTGATCATCCCCATTGCTAGCATTCATTGGTTCGTGACGTGGAGCTATTCTAGCCACTTAATAAATTCTCAGATAATCAAAGTTTAGgttatatcatttttataaagttacatgtatccttgttataacaatattaatagaagATAAATGGATAAACACTGAGCTATTGTTTGGATATAAGAtggaaaataaaaggaaagaaaaaaaatgaggaaagaaaagtatatttttttgtgtgctgtttagatgaagaaaaaatgaatggaaagaaaatagaagaaaaattttcttttgcttgGATGGAAAGgaaaagtaagaagagaaaaaaaaaatagactaaaattatattaatgtttttatatattatatataaattataattcaaatggtaactCTATATTTTTATCCATGTATACACTTCTTCGTAAGTTTTCTTCTCAAAGAGAAAAAATTTACATGAGCTCCACATACACTTgtatgttttccattcaattttTTGTTGATCCaaataatgaaaatttgatttttccATTCATTTTCTTCTACAACATTTTATTTTCCTACAAATTCTTCTAATTTAGATAATGCATAAATAAGtcacatttttcatatatataacaataactaatatAACATATTAGATTAATTTACGTTGATAAATCAAAACCGCCCCAAAATTACCTAAATCCCCCAAATCCAAAAACGTTAACTAATTGTATCCATTTATATTTTTACATAAATCGAATTCAATGAATTCAAATTAGGGAAataagtagtaaatcgaatctatagGATTTGAATTACTTGACATTGTGATTTGagagtaaattgaattcaaagaaTTCGAATGATGTCATCCCTACTAAATCGAATCTATAAATTTCGATTTATATAGTGCATACTAAATTGAAGTAATAAGGTTCGATTTATACTCACTTAGTAGCATAGATAGTATTCAAGTAATTCAAATcttatagattcgatttactacgaAAACACATAATTCAAACTCCATAAATTTAATTTACATAGATATGTAAATTGAGACATGCGCATAGCCTTTTTTACTTTGGGGAATATAcgtaaaattggtttgcaaatgaTTTATAAAGGTGATTTACCCCACATATTATAACTTGTGAAATCATAATATTTTGAAAAGTGATTTTTTGAAGCGTATCACTTTTATTATatgaaaataatttaaataccTTTGAATTGCTATAAAAATACCTTTAAATACCTTTGAATTGctatctaatactataaaaaaatacattggCTACTTTGAATTGCTACAGGTCAACTTCCATCTATAGTAGTAAAATGCTTAAATTGAGATATATTCATCAAACAAATAATCAATAAAATACTCATCCGTATTTTCTCATTTTGGGTAcatttatatataaaagaaattatacatataggaaaaaaaaagaagaagaaaaaaagaattgAAATAGCAAGAATGATAAAAATcacgattcttataattttgtgtggccatCTATATATAGTAAACCCGACAACTATgattatttaacaaaattaatttgtatttattgcaaTCAACTTGAATAAGTaggaaattatcttattttaatttagtccttaattcacatgatttaaatttagcttaatatatttgatttaatttgatttgattattaGTTGAAAATATCTCAGTTGCCTATTTTAtttatagatttattattttaatgactaataaattaatcaaattaattaattagtacacacaataaatttagtttaataaattaaaaaatactaacaaaatattaaaacaaataaattaaaaaatactactaaattaaattgatataaattataataaattatatgatatttaaatatctaatcaaatcaattagttgatatagttagtttatcgtaataacttgtatttaatgagttaaaagaaataaatcgagaaacactctcagaagcatgacacgtcagctccatcattaagtgtcagaaatctgatttttatataatagaatagaagaatagatAGAATAGATAGATAAATTAGATGATAGAAACACGtaactattttctttttcagTCAAGATTTAGTAAAATATTGTAATTTAGACTTGCAATATCAATATATTAATAGTAAAGTGCAAAAAAATGTAATATCATAtcaaagaaatttttttaaatcataattgtaatttatgattgaaatcataatttaaatattttaaacggGATAATTTCATTTAAAGAATTCTTAATTCAAACATAATTCTTATATACTTAATACCTACATTCGAGTTAATAcatttagagaaaaggacaaataggtccctaactTTTTGCTCCGCAGACATTTTCGTTCAAATGCCTCCgccagggactgatccgtccaaatgccttcGTTAGGAACTGAtctgtccaaattttgtgaaggtcagggacttaaaagtatttttcaatggtcagggacaaaaatgtctGCAAGGCAAAAAGTTAAGGACCTTTTTGTTCTTTTCTCATCATTTAATACCATATCTAAAAAAATACGAACAATACATATCATATtacttatttattaattaaattattacaattcaaattaattttaataaaataatttaaaattataattttgtttAACTCTAATATTACAATAAATACAGCTTTATAAAAATACAGTCAATCAGTTCGGGATAAAAAACTACAAGGTCCAAAAAGAGCATAGCCACTCACCCATAGGCCCATACCCATTTTAGGCCTGATCCGCGGTACAACTCCAGCCATGGCTCATTACAAGCCGGCCCTTCCATCACATCCAATCCTGAATGACACTAATGCAAAGCTTGACAATCACCTTCTAGATACATGTCGATACTCGATATATATCATTACTTGAAAAGGAATATCTGTAATCTTTGATCTTTACGGTATAATTAACCAAGAATCAATCGAGGTTTAGGCTtttgcaagaagaagaagaagaaggtagtGTTCATCTTGATGACTTGACTTTGCTACTCTCTTCTGCAGTTCTGCTCTGGATTCACACTTGGATCCTAATATTCTTTGCTTGATAAAAGTAAGTTTgtagctttttatttttgtttctatcTGGATCAATTTTGATAAATTTGGTAGTTAAAAGGGgtgttttcatttttctttggtGCGCTTGTTAGCAGCTGAATCACTCTCTCCTCTGAGCTTTCCCCTTTCCTGTCCTTCCACGGGAAAAGTTTGAACTTGGGCAAGCGAATCGTACGAAAAGCACTTCCCTAATTCTTGAGTAAGTAGAGTGGGCTTTTTGTAAAAAGATGAGGGAGATTCTGGGGAAGAGATTCTAAGTTCTTCTTCTGATTTGATACGTGATAAATAGTTGCTAAAGGATGGGAACAAGAGAGTCTTCAAATGTATCTGAAACTGGCTCATTCTCCATTGTTTTGATTTGTGCTTCTGGTGATCTGGCTGAGAAGAAGTCGTTGTTTCTGGCACTTTTCCACCTGTATGAGAAGGTTGGTGCCTTCTGTTTATAGAGCAATATATCAAAGTCTTTGCTATTGTTCTTTTTGTAGATGGGATATTTTCTAATAGTTGTTTCCTttttcttgaaggatttgtttctTACACTTGGTGAATTTATTTTTAGGGATTACTACCGCCAACAGAAGTTCAAATTTTTGGTTATGCAAGGACAGAAGTCTCTGATGACGAACTGAGAGATCAATTGCGAGAGTGAGGCTTTTTCCAGAGAGAAAAGTGCATCTTCCTTTTTCCAAATATTTATGGAGACGAGTTTATGGTTGCAATTGTTTCCTTTGAATTAGCCAAGAAATCTTTACTATACACTTTTTTCTATGGTCAACATTTCATGAATTCTTGTTCGCGGGTTGTTTCACCAAGTTGTTCTATAGAAACTGCGTTATCCTATTAGTTCATAGATTTTAATTTATAGTATCTAAACTGTTTATAAGCATAACAAACATGACTCGTGCAGGTATCTTATTCCTGACGAAGATGATTCCCCGGAACAGGTGGAAGATGTATGGGATTTTCTGAATCTGGTTAGCATTTCCCTTGTTTGCGTTGTTGTACTTGTATATAAATTTCATTTTAGTCTCACTAAAAAACACTTCTGATCAGCCTAAAATGTTCATTCTGTCTCATTTTTTCTCTTCCATTTAGATCAAATACATAAGTGGCTCTTACGATTCTGAGGAAGGTTTTCGCTTGTTGGAGAAAGAGATTTCAGAGCATGAATATTCGAAAAACAGCAGAGGGGGTTCGTCTCGGCGGCTTTTCTATCTTGAACTTCCTCCTTCAGTATATCCATCTGTTTGCAAGATGATCAAGGCTTGTTGCATGAATAAATGTAAGAGTTATAATCTATGgttctaacatatattttatgtttaaatgctATAAATACAGCTGCTGCCGGTGTAGATTTTGGATTTACAGGGTGACTGCATGCGTTATTATTTATTATGTATCGATTAAAAAGGAAAGAATAATGTCTAACTTTtgtttctattgatgttacatttGCTGCCTTTTCTTAGCCAATCTTGGTGGGTGGACACGCATTGTTGTTGAGAAGCCTTTTGGAAAGGACCTAGAATCTGCAGAAGAACTAAGTACTCAGATTGGAGAGTTGTTTGAGGAGCCACAAATCTACCGTATTGGTCACTACTTGGGAAAAGAACTAGTGCAGAAAATGGTAAAAAGTGGTTACATGATGATGTACTTAATACTTATTGTTTGCTCCATGAGCTCTATCTAACCCTTTTCATTTTATTCATATCGGCAGTTGGTACTTCGTTTCGCAAATCAATTGTTTTCGTCTCTTTGGAACCGTGACAACATCGACAATGTACAGGTGAGATTCTTTTTTTAAGTCAAAGTTACGGAATTGGCTTAATGGTTTCACCCAAGGTTGTAACTTTTAAGGGTTAATCTTGTCAACATTTTTTTGGATGTGCACACCAAATGAACATTTGGCTGCTGATTTCATTGCAGATAATTTTCAAAGAGGATTTTAAAGTTGAAGTCCATGGTGGATATTTTGATCAATATGGGTATGTGTAGAATTTTGCTTTAGTCAAATTATTCAATGATGCTTTCAAATGATGAGTGAGAGATACTAATGAAAAGAATTTCTGTATAGCAATTTTACTTTCACTgatgatattgaaagttgaactttgatttttgattttttttatatgcatcaATATTGAATATCTATTATTCGTTTTgtatagaatttctcttattacgCCTGTGGAAGTATAAATCATTAGTGTACAACTTTTAATTTGGCAGAATTATCCGAGACATTATTCAAAACCATCTGCTTCAGGTGAGCTCTTTATTTTCATAATGATATAGAATAATATACTTTGACATTGTTATAATTATTTTGTCTTGTCAAGTGGACGCTTCTGTTAAATCATAGCTCATAAGATAGCGAATATGTTGAATTTTTCTCATCACTTTTCTACCGTTTAGGTTCTTTGCTTGGTTGCTATGGAAAGGCCTGTTTCTCTCAATCCTGAGCACATTCAGGATGAGAGAGTGAAGGTATGCGCATTTTCCCTTCCATTTATGCCAAAATTATCATGTTATGCTGATATGAGGCCATCAATATCAGCAGAAAATCCTTGTTCTCCTTTTAAATCGGGTTCTCATACTTGCAAATTTCAATTGAATCAATCAGATATTTTCATAACCGGAACCTTTCGTTGTTGCACTTCAATATTTATCTAGATTTTGAGATGTTCCATAGCATGCAATCAAAGTCTAAAGTGTTTTCTATTGGTCACAAAAAATGCAGGTTCTTGAATCAGTAGTACCTATCGGCGACAATGAGGTTGTTCTTGGACAATATGAAGGCTATAGAGATGACCCAACCGTACCTGATGACTCAAACACTCCAACTTTTGCAGCTGTTATTCTGTGCATACACAACGAAAAATGGAAAGGTATGATAAAATCTTTAGCATTTTCTTTCCAAAGGAAAATAAGCATAATTATCTTGTCATGCATTCCATAATTTTCTTTTTGGCATCAGGTGTTCCTTTCATACTAAAAGCAGGGAAGGCCCTAAATTCTAGAAAAACAGAGATACGAGTTCAATTCAAGGATGTTCCTNNNNNNNNNNNNNNNNNNNNNNNNNNNNNNNNNNNNNNNNNNNNNNNNNNNNNNNNNNNNNNNNNNNNNNNNNNNNNNNNNNNNNNNNNNNNNNNNNNNNNNNNNNNNNNNNNNNNNNNNNNNNNNNNNNNNNNNNNNNNNNNNNNNNNNNNNNNNNNN from Arachis ipaensis cultivar K30076 chromosome B02, Araip1.1, whole genome shotgun sequence harbors:
- the LOC107624784 gene encoding glucose-6-phosphate 1-dehydrogenase, cytoplasmic isoform isoform X2: MGTRESSNVSETGSFSIVLICASGDLAEKKSLFLALFHLYEKGLLPPTEVQIFGYARTEVSDDELRDQLREYLIPDEDDSPEQVEDVWDFLNLIKYISGSYDSEEGFRLLEKEISEHEYSKNSRGGSSRRLFYLELPPSVYPSVCKMIKACCMNKSNLGGWTRIVVEKPFGKDLESAEELSTQIGELFEEPQIYRIGHYLGKELVQKMLVLRFANQLFSSLWNRDNIDNVQIIFKEDFKVEVHGGYFDQYGIIRDIIQNHLLQVLCLVAMERPVSLNPEHIRDERVKVLESVVPISDDEVVLGQYEGYRDDPAVPDESNTPTFASVILRIHNERWEGVPFILRAGKALDSRKTEIRVQFKDVPDDIFKDVPHEILLIFPGQKHRRNGFRICLQPLETIYTKLVYKLGNLDMSTHQSEQELLYWRKEGVTIEDAYENLILDTIRGDQQQFIRRDELEASWKIFTPLLHRIDRGEFKPLPYEAYGYGPKEAFELLRKAGYAETPGFLVDDH